In Spinacia oleracea cultivar Varoflay chromosome 5, BTI_SOV_V1, whole genome shotgun sequence, a single window of DNA contains:
- the LOC110798598 gene encoding L10-interacting MYB domain-containing protein-like yields MASSNKEGNREVFKWSDEDTIILCEVCLAFIKDNGKAQFFKWKDIQMDVQKKVGRELSNPNCCKNKYDAMRKDWRNWKSLKLSETGLGWDPYSGKIDASNEWWQRKIKENPEYKKFRLKDINMELEEKWENLFGDSYATGENVYVPSMDHLEDLTIDNGNTEEENTENHGGETYFPSNQFTAALLNEEIFYESFVEQASNSTLGGSSQARVTREAANDMCASKKIQKQLPTKQNSVQMKRSRRQSGESAMLSKGISEMTECIKQMSQGSTPNANMPSSMSTISAAMQIISRMVDNHCLEKHSELWFYATTIIEDTTKREVYFSMESDESRAKWLEYLHGNKDK; encoded by the exons ATGGCTTCGAGTAACAAAGAGGGAAACAGAGAGGTCTTTAAGTGGAGTGACGAGGATACAATCATCTTATGTGAAGTTTGTCTTGCATTTATTAAGGATAATGGCAAGGCACAATTTTTCAAGTGGAAGGACATTCAAATGGATGTCCAAAAAAAGGTTGGTCGTGAGCTTAGTAACCCGAATTGTTGCAAGAACAAATATGATGCAATGAGGAAAGATTGGCGTAATTGGAAATCTTTAAAGTTATCAGAAACTGGTTTAGGATGGGATCCATATTCAGGAAAAATTGATGCTTCAAATGAGTGGTGGCAAAGAAAAATTAAG GAGAATCCAGAGTATAAAAAGTTCCGACTAAAGGATATCAACATGGAACTTGAAGAGAAATGGGAAAACTTGTTTGGAGATTCTTATGCCACAGGAGAAAATGTTTATGTACCATCAATGGATCACCTTGAAGACCTTACTATAGACAATGGAAATACGGAGGAAGAGAATACAGAAAATCATGGAGGTGAAACCTATTTTCCAAGTAACCAATTTACTGCTGCTTTGTTGAATGAAGAGATATTTTATGAGAGTTTTGTGGAACAAGCAAGTAATTCTACTTTGGGAGGTAGTTCACAAGCACGCGTGACTCGTGAGGCCGCAAATGACATGTGTGCTTCTAAAAAGATACAAAAGCAACTTCCAACAAAGCAAAATAGTGTCCAAATGAAGCGTTCAAGAAGACAATCAGGTGAATCTGCAATGTTGTCTAAAGGAATTAGTGAAATGACAGAATGTATTAAGCAAATGAGTCAAGGTAGTACACCTAATGCTAACATGCCTTCATCCATGTCCACAATTTCTGCAGCGATGCAGATCATTAGTCGAATGGTGGATAATCATTGCTTGGAGAAACATAGTGAGTTGTGGTTTTATGCTACTACTATCATTGAAGATACAACTAAAAGGGAGGTTTATTTTAGTATGGAGAGCGATGAAAGTAGAGCTAAGTGGTTAGAGTACTTGCATGGCAATAAAGATAAGTAG